One part of the Tunicatimonas pelagia genome encodes these proteins:
- a CDS encoding apiosidase-like domain-containing protein: protein MPSQKFILFRYAIALLLLLVFSASVAQMQKLRVGDNHRFLVKEDGSPFVWIGETNWFFAKLPPATIDSILDKRSAQGFTMMMVSCREELYNGEGTGGINTPNEAWWRYLDAYIAKCAQRNMYVGITLGWWGKTRNNSADDLYEYGRWVGDRYKNNNNIVWLTLGEAGGHLRKNSIPDEKLNALVRGIREGDTGDKLLTVHADFKRSTSISNDAQLCDFNNWQTSQWCCLNDLPRKDERTWTVWEAIAFDYGQRYDGQPKPTLDSEAWYENNKDFCGTTPFNIRRRAYFTIFAGAFGHSYGAGGIWDGLTAADSCSSSALKAIHYPGARDIGYVSNFLHKLGDDFLKLRPDQSIIPEGNSDNYDTHIQATKASDNSFALVYSASDAAYSVDVSALLKSSLTAVWYNPRSNQYQTQSDFKLAENKSTYTFDPPGNSGAGNDWVLVLGEQKFTSRFTAN from the coding sequence ATGCCCAGCCAGAAATTTATTTTGTTTAGATACGCTATTGCTTTACTTCTTCTATTAGTTTTTTCTGCCTCTGTAGCGCAGATGCAAAAGTTGAGGGTTGGAGACAACCATCGGTTTTTAGTGAAAGAAGATGGTAGCCCGTTCGTCTGGATTGGAGAAACCAACTGGTTTTTTGCTAAGCTACCTCCGGCCACAATTGATAGTATTCTGGATAAGCGCAGTGCCCAAGGTTTTACGATGATGATGGTAAGCTGCCGAGAAGAGTTATACAACGGCGAGGGCACCGGTGGTATTAATACCCCTAATGAAGCTTGGTGGAGGTATCTGGATGCATACATTGCCAAGTGCGCCCAACGAAATATGTACGTAGGAATTACGCTGGGCTGGTGGGGCAAAACTAGAAACAACAGTGCTGACGATTTGTACGAGTACGGCCGTTGGGTAGGTGACCGATACAAGAACAACAACAATATTGTGTGGCTCACGCTGGGAGAAGCCGGAGGACACCTCCGAAAAAATTCTATTCCTGATGAAAAACTGAACGCACTGGTGAGAGGCATCCGCGAGGGCGATACTGGCGATAAGCTACTAACGGTACACGCCGACTTTAAGCGTAGCACCAGCATCTCTAACGATGCCCAATTATGTGATTTTAATAACTGGCAAACCAGCCAATGGTGCTGCCTAAACGATCTGCCTCGCAAAGATGAGCGAACCTGGACGGTGTGGGAGGCCATTGCCTTCGACTACGGTCAGCGGTACGACGGCCAACCCAAACCCACGTTAGACTCTGAGGCCTGGTACGAGAACAACAAAGACTTTTGTGGGACTACTCCATTTAATATACGTCGTCGGGCGTACTTTACCATTTTTGCCGGAGCCTTTGGGCACTCCTACGGAGCCGGAGGCATTTGGGACGGCCTTACTGCTGCGGATAGCTGTAGCAGCTCAGCACTGAAAGCTATTCATTATCCGGGAGCCCGAGACATCGGTTATGTCAGTAATTTTCTGCACAAATTAGGTGATGATTTTTTGAAGTTACGTCCTGACCAGAGCATCATCCCGGAAGGCAATTCCGATAATTACGATACCCACATTCAGGCTACTAAAGCGAGCGATAATAGCTTCGCTCTGGTATATTCGGCCAGCGATGCGGCCTATTCGGTAGATGTATCAGCGTTGCTAAAATCTTCGCTAACCGCCGTTTGGTACAATCCGCGTAGCAACCAATACCAAACCCAAAGCGACTTCAAACTAGCTGAGAACAAAAGCACGTATACATTTGACCCACCCGGTAATTCAGGAGCTGGAAATGACTGGGTATTAGTTCTGGGAGAGCAGAAATTCACTAGTCGCTTTACTGCCAACTAA
- a CDS encoding NAD(P)/FAD-dependent oxidoreductase: MKDIIIIGGGLAGLINAIRLGEAGLDVLLLEKKSYPFHRVCGEYISNEVVPFLESINAFPYELEPSSIREFTLTACSGASASMPLDLGGFGVSRYALDHFLCQRAERAGAEIRQQVAVQSVKFEEDHFQVTLPQNETLEARVVIGAYGKRARLDKQLSRPFMQQRSPYIGVKYHVKVDFPDDVIALHNFPGGYCGISRVEDGRYNVCYLGTRAQLRKYGSIEAMEAKVLHQNPFLRNLWHNAEFLLDQPEVINEISFAPKQPVVNHMLMSGDTAGLITPLCGNGMAMAIHSAKMLSDLLLQYYSPSGLDRTALETEYAAAWKKQFAARLWVGRNTQRLFGAKISSEIGVQLVKRWRSAARSIMQYTHGEPF; encoded by the coding sequence TTGAAAGACATAATTATTATCGGAGGCGGATTGGCCGGACTAATTAACGCTATTCGCTTGGGCGAAGCCGGACTGGATGTTTTATTATTGGAAAAGAAAAGCTACCCCTTTCATCGGGTTTGTGGTGAGTATATTTCCAATGAAGTAGTTCCCTTTTTAGAATCAATTAATGCTTTTCCCTACGAATTGGAGCCTTCGTCGATTCGGGAGTTCACCTTGACTGCTTGCTCGGGAGCTTCGGCCAGTATGCCCCTTGATTTAGGGGGTTTTGGAGTGAGTCGTTATGCGCTGGATCATTTTTTGTGCCAGCGGGCTGAGCGAGCCGGAGCAGAAATCCGGCAGCAAGTCGCCGTTCAATCGGTAAAATTTGAGGAAGATCATTTTCAGGTGACCCTCCCGCAGAACGAAACTCTAGAAGCCAGAGTAGTGATTGGAGCTTACGGCAAGCGCGCTCGTCTGGATAAGCAGCTAAGTCGCCCATTCATGCAGCAGCGTTCGCCCTACATCGGAGTGAAGTATCACGTAAAAGTTGATTTTCCTGATGATGTTATTGCGCTGCACAACTTTCCGGGTGGCTACTGCGGAATTTCCCGGGTAGAAGACGGTCGGTACAATGTGTGTTACTTGGGCACTCGAGCACAATTACGAAAATATGGTTCTATCGAAGCGATGGAAGCGAAGGTGCTGCACCAAAATCCATTTCTGCGAAACCTGTGGCACAACGCTGAGTTTCTGCTCGACCAGCCGGAAGTGATCAACGAGATTTCCTTCGCCCCTAAGCAACCGGTGGTTAATCACATGCTCATGTCGGGCGATACTGCCGGACTGATTACTCCGCTTTGTGGCAACGGAATGGCGATGGCAATTCACTCGGCTAAGATGCTTTCCGATTTACTTCTTCAGTACTATTCTCCATCTGGTTTGGATCGAACTGCTTTAGAAACGGAGTACGCTGCTGCTTGGAAAAAACAGTTTGCCGCCCGACTTTGGGTAGGCCGCAACACCCAGCGATTATTCGGAGCGAAGATCAGTTCAGAAATTGGCGTGCAACTGGTAAAACGCTGGCGATCTGCCGCTCGAAGCATTATGCAATACACCCACGGTGAGCCATTTTAG
- a CDS encoding xanthine dehydrogenase family protein molybdopterin-binding subunit, translating into MTLIKTQFNRRSFLKVSSATGGGLMIGFNWLASCQPATEEVADVPKEWFDVNAFIQIGDNGDVTIMSPNPEIGQNVKTAMPMIVAEELDVDWKGVTVKQAGLNTEKFTRQLAGGSQSIRQGWQSLRMAGASARRVLMEAAAQQWGVPVSELSTANSTISHTGSDKSIGYGEVATAAAGLEVPEEVELKAPKDFKIIGQPTKNVDGSAIVTGKPLFGIDLKRDGMLTAMIIHPPAFGMKVKDFDANEALAMSGIKDVFKVQTAPSEEGKTWSDVNAFPELIAVIGEGTWPVMKAKKTVKVNWEQETPAENSQDIEVALTEAIGSSAKEPSRKDGDPDAAFHDAAKVVERTYSAPFLPHNTMEPMNFFAHVTPEKADLVGPIQTPENMRKSVSDLLGMPEEKISIDMTRMGGGFGRRLYGNFGLEAAAISQKANAPIKLVYSREDDMTQGTYRPAYKITYRAALDGDNNMTAFHVRGAGIHGGPVFANRYPAGTVDHYLAENHNVDSNISTGAWRAPRSNFVAGAEQSFLDEVAEEAGKDPIDFRLELFDRAIENPVGEDNDYDAERYAGVLREVKEKAGWGNDMSGVHRGVSAYYCHNSYVAQVVDVVMDSGQPKIQKVWCAVDCGIVVNPEGAINQVEGGIIDGIGHALYGAITFTDGKPDQSNYDKYRLIRSKEAPVEIETFFVENGIDPTGLGEPSLPPIMGALANALYQATGKRLYDQPFAQKDIQMG; encoded by the coding sequence ATGACACTTATAAAAACGCAATTCAACCGACGCTCATTTCTGAAGGTATCTTCTGCTACGGGGGGTGGCTTAATGATCGGATTCAATTGGCTAGCTTCTTGCCAACCTGCGACCGAAGAAGTAGCCGATGTACCGAAGGAGTGGTTCGATGTAAATGCCTTTATCCAGATTGGTGACAACGGCGATGTGACCATTATGTCGCCCAACCCCGAGATTGGGCAGAACGTAAAAACGGCTATGCCGATGATTGTAGCCGAAGAGCTAGACGTAGATTGGAAAGGTGTAACCGTAAAGCAAGCCGGATTGAACACCGAAAAATTCACCCGGCAGTTAGCTGGAGGTAGTCAGTCGATCCGGCAGGGATGGCAAAGTTTACGCATGGCGGGTGCTTCCGCTCGCCGGGTGCTGATGGAAGCGGCGGCTCAGCAGTGGGGGGTACCCGTAAGTGAATTATCTACGGCCAACAGCACCATTTCGCATACCGGATCGGATAAATCCATCGGTTACGGTGAGGTTGCTACAGCGGCGGCAGGTTTGGAAGTACCCGAAGAAGTTGAGTTGAAAGCCCCAAAAGATTTTAAAATTATTGGTCAGCCCACCAAAAATGTAGACGGATCAGCGATTGTTACGGGAAAACCCCTGTTCGGCATAGACCTAAAGCGGGACGGAATGCTTACCGCGATGATTATTCATCCTCCGGCCTTCGGTATGAAGGTTAAAGACTTTGATGCTAACGAAGCTTTGGCAATGTCAGGCATCAAAGACGTGTTTAAAGTACAAACCGCCCCGTCGGAAGAGGGTAAAACCTGGTCAGATGTAAATGCTTTTCCTGAACTAATTGCCGTGATTGGAGAAGGCACTTGGCCGGTAATGAAGGCCAAGAAAACCGTAAAGGTAAATTGGGAGCAAGAAACCCCTGCTGAAAATTCTCAGGATATTGAAGTAGCCCTAACCGAAGCGATTGGCAGTTCAGCCAAAGAGCCCTCTCGTAAAGATGGCGACCCTGATGCGGCCTTTCATGACGCTGCAAAAGTAGTAGAGCGAACCTATAGTGCACCCTTCCTACCGCACAATACCATGGAGCCGATGAACTTCTTCGCCCACGTTACTCCCGAAAAAGCTGATTTAGTCGGACCAATTCAGACTCCCGAGAATATGCGGAAGAGCGTATCCGATCTGCTTGGAATGCCCGAAGAAAAAATTAGTATTGATATGACCCGCATGGGCGGAGGCTTTGGCCGTCGGCTCTACGGAAATTTTGGATTAGAGGCGGCTGCTATCTCTCAGAAGGCTAACGCACCCATCAAATTAGTGTACAGCCGGGAAGATGATATGACGCAGGGTACTTACCGTCCGGCCTACAAAATTACCTACCGAGCAGCACTGGATGGCGATAATAACATGACAGCCTTTCACGTGCGAGGTGCCGGTATTCACGGGGGACCAGTGTTTGCCAATCGCTATCCAGCGGGCACGGTAGATCACTATCTGGCGGAAAACCATAACGTAGATTCTAACATTTCTACCGGAGCCTGGCGGGCACCCCGCTCTAACTTTGTGGCCGGAGCCGAGCAGTCGTTTTTGGATGAAGTAGCTGAAGAGGCCGGAAAAGACCCAATTGATTTTCGGCTGGAATTGTTTGACCGAGCCATTGAAAACCCGGTAGGTGAGGACAATGACTACGACGCTGAGCGTTACGCCGGGGTTCTCAGAGAAGTAAAAGAAAAAGCGGGTTGGGGTAACGATATGTCGGGAGTACACCGTGGAGTATCCGCTTACTACTGCCATAACTCCTATGTGGCCCAAGTAGTAGATGTAGTAATGGATAGCGGCCAGCCAAAGATACAAAAAGTATGGTGCGCGGTAGACTGCGGTATTGTGGTAAATCCCGAAGGAGCCATTAACCAGGTGGAAGGTGGAATTATTGACGGTATTGGTCATGCCCTCTACGGAGCAATTACCTTTACCGACGGCAAGCCTGACCAGAGCAACTATGATAAGTACCGCCTCATTCGCAGTAAAGAAGCTCCCGTAGAGATTGAGACCTTCTTCGTAGAGAACGGCATTGATCCTACCGGACTGGGCGAACCATCACTACCACCAATCATGGGAGCCTTAGCCAACGCTTTGTACCAAGCTACCGGAAAGCGCCTTTATGACCAGCCCTTCGCTCAGAAGGATATTCAAATGGGTTGA
- a CDS encoding PIN domain-containing protein, with translation MDTNVVLDFLLKRQPSLGDPIAKDTATIFEFSKGKKLKLSVSSLSLNNIDYVVAKLKSRVKSRKVISQLIRLIDIQSVGKSTIEKAAQSDFKDFEDALQKLLCRRSQSVYHSHPKH, from the coding sequence CTGGACACCAATGTGGTTTTAGATTTTTTGTTGAAGAGACAACCCTCGCTCGGCGATCCGATCGCAAAAGATACAGCTACTATTTTTGAATTCAGCAAAGGGAAGAAACTCAAGCTGTCAGTATCCTCACTATCGCTTAATAATATTGATTACGTTGTCGCCAAGCTAAAATCCAGAGTAAAATCCAGAAAGGTTATCAGCCAACTTATTCGCCTGATTGACATTCAGTCGGTAGGTAAATCAACTATTGAAAAAGCCGCTCAATCTGACTTTAAAGATTTTGAAGACGCCCTACAAAAACTACTGTGCCGAAGAAGCCAAAGTGTCTACCATAGTCACCCGAAACATTAA
- the katG gene encoding catalase/peroxidase HPI: MENNPHRNTPEDANHKVWDVNESSKCPFMGGPTKFTAGSGTSNRDWWPNQLNLTILRQHSSLSNPMGEDFDYAEEFKKLDLKAVKQDLYDLMTDSKEWWPADYGHYGPFFIRMAWHAAGTYRIGDGRGGAGAGTLRFAPLNSWPDNTNLDKARMLLWPIKQKYGKSLSWADLLVLTGNCALESMGLETFGFGGGREDVWEPEEDIYWGAEGEWLGNKQRYNGGTAEENQLENPLGASHMGLIYVNPEGPNGNPDPIGAARDIRETFGRMAMNDEETVALIAGGHTFGKTHGAADPVEYVGAEPEGASIEEMGLGWKNTFGSGHSGDTITSGLEGAWTQKPTQWSNLYFDNLFKYDWELTKSPAGAHQWRPKGGEGAGTVPDAHDSSKSHAPFMLTTDIALREDPDYEKISRRFYENPDQLADAFARAWFKLTHRDMGPKARYLGPEVPAEDLIWQDPIPAVSHELVNDQDVTELKSKILDSGLSVSQLVSTAWASASSFRNSDKRGGANGARIRLAPQKNWEVNNPSQLATVLEKLESIQQEFNSAQSGKEVSLADLIVLAGGAAIEKAAKDAGHNVTVPFAPGRTDASQEQTDAEAFAPLEPNADGFRNYFRNRDNVSASAEEMLIDRAQLLTLTAPEMAVLVAGMRVLKANYNHSQHGVFTNNPETLTNDFFVNVLDLRTTWKANSDAQDVFEGSDRASGDFKWVGTRADLIFGSNSELRSIAEVYACEDSKEKFVKDFVTAWTKVMNLDRFDLN; encoded by the coding sequence ATGGAAAATAACCCACATCGTAACACTCCCGAAGATGCTAATCATAAAGTTTGGGATGTGAACGAATCGAGCAAATGCCCATTTATGGGCGGGCCCACTAAATTTACCGCGGGTAGCGGCACCTCTAACCGAGATTGGTGGCCTAACCAACTTAACTTAACTATTCTTCGTCAGCACTCTTCGCTATCTAACCCTATGGGCGAAGATTTTGACTACGCTGAGGAATTCAAAAAACTTGATCTGAAGGCGGTTAAGCAGGACCTTTACGATTTGATGACCGATTCTAAGGAATGGTGGCCCGCTGACTACGGTCACTATGGCCCATTCTTCATTCGGATGGCGTGGCACGCAGCGGGAACGTACCGCATTGGCGACGGACGAGGTGGGGCTGGCGCGGGTACCTTGCGTTTTGCCCCCCTAAACAGCTGGCCCGATAATACGAACCTTGATAAAGCACGTATGTTGCTCTGGCCTATTAAGCAGAAGTACGGCAAAAGTCTTTCTTGGGCCGATCTGTTGGTTTTAACTGGAAACTGTGCGTTAGAGTCAATGGGCCTCGAAACCTTTGGCTTCGGCGGCGGACGAGAAGATGTTTGGGAGCCAGAAGAAGATATCTACTGGGGGGCTGAAGGCGAATGGCTAGGCAACAAGCAACGCTACAACGGAGGCACAGCTGAAGAGAATCAACTGGAAAACCCACTAGGCGCCTCGCACATGGGATTGATCTACGTGAATCCTGAGGGCCCGAATGGGAATCCTGATCCGATTGGCGCGGCGCGGGATATTCGTGAAACCTTTGGTCGGATGGCGATGAATGATGAAGAAACGGTAGCACTAATTGCGGGTGGACATACTTTCGGCAAGACCCACGGCGCGGCCGATCCGGTAGAATACGTAGGAGCCGAACCGGAAGGAGCTAGTATCGAAGAAATGGGACTCGGCTGGAAAAATACCTTCGGTAGTGGTCACTCCGGCGATACCATCACCAGTGGTCTGGAAGGGGCTTGGACGCAGAAACCTACCCAGTGGAGCAATCTATACTTCGATAATTTGTTTAAGTACGATTGGGAATTAACCAAAAGCCCGGCGGGTGCCCACCAGTGGCGCCCTAAAGGTGGAGAAGGAGCCGGTACCGTTCCCGATGCCCACGATTCATCTAAGAGTCACGCTCCGTTTATGCTGACTACCGATATTGCCTTGCGAGAAGACCCAGATTACGAAAAAATCTCCCGACGCTTCTACGAAAACCCCGACCAATTGGCCGACGCTTTTGCCCGAGCGTGGTTCAAACTGACCCACCGCGATATGGGTCCGAAGGCTCGCTATCTGGGCCCGGAAGTGCCCGCAGAAGATTTAATCTGGCAAGACCCTATTCCAGCGGTTTCGCACGAGTTAGTCAACGACCAGGACGTTACCGAGCTAAAGAGTAAAATACTTGATTCTGGCCTGTCAGTGTCGCAATTGGTTTCAACCGCTTGGGCATCAGCTTCCTCTTTCCGCAATTCTGATAAGCGCGGTGGAGCCAACGGGGCACGTATCCGTCTTGCCCCCCAGAAAAATTGGGAAGTGAATAATCCGAGTCAGTTGGCTACGGTGCTAGAAAAATTAGAAAGCATTCAGCAGGAATTTAACAGTGCTCAATCGGGTAAGGAAGTTTCGCTGGCTGATCTGATTGTTTTAGCGGGAGGTGCAGCTATTGAGAAGGCCGCGAAGGATGCTGGTCATAACGTAACTGTACCGTTCGCGCCCGGGCGTACGGATGCTTCCCAAGAACAAACCGATGCTGAAGCTTTTGCTCCCCTTGAGCCTAATGCCGATGGTTTCCGTAATTACTTTAGAAACCGAGACAACGTTTCAGCCTCTGCCGAGGAAATGCTGATTGATCGGGCTCAGTTACTAACCTTGACCGCTCCGGAAATGGCGGTGCTAGTGGCTGGAATGCGAGTGCTCAAAGCAAATTACAACCACTCTCAGCACGGGGTGTTCACCAACAATCCCGAAACGCTTACCAACGACTTCTTCGTGAATGTGCTTGACCTACGCACCACCTGGAAAGCAAACTCCGATGCTCAGGATGTGTTTGAGGGCAGCGATCGAGCTAGCGGCGATTTTAAGTGGGTAGGCACTCGGGCCGATCTTATTTTCGGATCTAACTCCGAGCTTCGGTCTATCGCTGAGGTTTACGCCTGCGAAGATTCTAAAGAAAAGTTTGTGAAGGACTTCGTAACTGCTTGGACGAAGGTGATGAACCTAGATCGTTTTGACTTAAACTAA
- a CDS encoding DUF6364 family protein, giving the protein MRTIIPTKLTLTLEKLVIERAKKYAKSQGRSLSNLIEEYLKSVSGELQEQDEIVLSPEVKLLYGSVKDKNIDYKEVITDEILKKHLQ; this is encoded by the coding sequence ATGCGTACAATAATCCCTACCAAGTTAACTCTTACTCTAGAGAAATTAGTAATAGAGCGAGCGAAAAAGTACGCTAAATCGCAAGGAAGAAGTTTGTCTAATCTGATTGAAGAGTATTTAAAATCTGTATCCGGCGAACTTCAAGAACAAGACGAAATAGTATTGAGCCCCGAAGTTAAATTGCTGTACGGCTCAGTGAAGGACAAAAACATTGACTATAAAGAAGTTATTACCGACGAGATTTTGAAAAAGCATCTACAATGA
- a CDS encoding PadR family transcriptional regulator, which produces MRKTYIGELEEVALLTVALLYDQAYGVAITHEIKAQTERSISISAVHATLHRLSEKGFVNSQMGGATAERGGRRKRFFTVTPAGSRILHDIQQTREQLWQQIPAQALQWKTI; this is translated from the coding sequence ATGAGAAAAACCTATATCGGCGAACTGGAAGAAGTGGCACTACTTACGGTGGCTCTGCTCTACGACCAAGCCTACGGAGTGGCCATCACTCACGAGATTAAAGCCCAAACCGAACGAAGTATCAGCATTAGTGCGGTACACGCCACGCTGCATCGGCTTTCAGAAAAAGGCTTTGTAAACTCCCAGATGGGAGGAGCTACCGCCGAACGGGGTGGACGACGCAAACGCTTCTTTACTGTAACCCCCGCTGGCAGCCGAATTCTCCACGACATTCAGCAGACCCGTGAGCAACTGTGGCAGCAAATACCCGCGCAAGCCCTACAGTGGAAAACGATATAA
- a CDS encoding (2Fe-2S)-binding protein, translating into MAAFTINVNGEQRQVDVDPDTPVLWVLRDNLNLVGTKFGCGIAQCGACTVHLNGTAVRSCSVPVSSVGDSTITTVEGLSEDASHAVQQAWLEHDVAQCGYCQAGQMMNAASLLSKTPNPSDKEIDDAMNGNICRCGTYVRIKAAIRTASEKLN; encoded by the coding sequence ATGGCAGCTTTCACTATCAACGTAAACGGAGAACAACGTCAGGTAGATGTTGACCCGGATACTCCCGTTCTCTGGGTTCTTCGCGATAATTTAAATTTAGTAGGTACCAAATTTGGCTGTGGCATTGCCCAGTGCGGAGCCTGCACGGTTCATCTTAACGGCACTGCGGTTCGCTCCTGTTCCGTTCCGGTTAGCAGTGTCGGTGATTCTACTATTACTACCGTTGAGGGCTTGTCGGAAGATGCCAGCCATGCGGTGCAGCAGGCTTGGTTAGAGCATGATGTGGCGCAATGCGGTTACTGCCAAGCCGGGCAAATGATGAACGCTGCTTCTCTGTTATCTAAAACCCCTAATCCATCAGACAAAGAGATTGACGATGCCATGAACGGTAACATCTGCCGTTGCGGTACCTACGTGCGTATCAAGGCTGCTATTCGTACTGCTTCTGAAAAACTAAACTGA
- a CDS encoding transposase, with protein MKTIEILQTIMAKMPDISQPMHKFLVHLVQVFLSAKGRYNFTNLSRWGDLCERTFRRNYDKAFDFRHFSEVLIDLFFANHSWIAVSDCSYVAKSGKKTYGLDRYWSGCSQKAIKGLEISALALVSVKSGLALTLSVHQTPGGLKDETNRLLFYLQQLVRCSAYLLKKTKYWVVDGFYAKQAAWDQVAALGMFMITKLRGDANMNYLYEGPQKPRGRKRKNGGKVHWKGDEVLTRFEQQGTTPEGWQVYCQVVWSVKWKRKIKVVMVTTQSKSGRTGLFLLGCSDLELSASRILAYYRLRFNIEFLFRDAKQHLGLSHCQSTQEKRLAFHFQAVMMTLNLCLVENHLQGRTSFSLQDVKTEHFNTRWLQIIISNLNLDAESIKMHPNYPKLLQRGKLAA; from the coding sequence ATGAAAACCATAGAGATTCTCCAGACGATAATGGCAAAAATGCCGGACATATCCCAACCCATGCATAAGTTTTTAGTGCATCTTGTACAGGTGTTCTTATCGGCTAAGGGGCGTTATAACTTTACCAACTTGTCGCGCTGGGGCGACCTATGTGAGCGTACGTTTCGGCGTAATTACGACAAAGCTTTTGATTTCAGACACTTTAGTGAGGTGCTCATTGATCTGTTTTTTGCTAACCACTCCTGGATTGCGGTGAGTGACTGTAGCTACGTTGCTAAGAGCGGTAAAAAGACGTACGGTTTGGATAGGTACTGGAGCGGATGCTCCCAAAAAGCAATTAAAGGATTAGAGATTAGTGCGCTGGCTTTGGTATCAGTGAAAAGCGGATTGGCCTTAACCCTATCGGTACACCAAACCCCTGGTGGACTCAAAGACGAGACCAACCGCTTACTTTTCTACTTACAGCAGCTAGTCCGTTGTAGTGCCTACCTGCTCAAAAAGACGAAGTACTGGGTGGTAGACGGCTTTTACGCCAAACAAGCCGCTTGGGATCAGGTAGCTGCGTTAGGTATGTTCATGATCACTAAGTTGCGCGGTGATGCCAATATGAACTACTTATATGAAGGCCCCCAAAAGCCCCGAGGGAGAAAACGCAAGAATGGGGGTAAAGTTCACTGGAAAGGCGATGAGGTGTTAACTCGTTTTGAACAACAGGGTACCACCCCTGAAGGTTGGCAAGTCTATTGCCAAGTGGTTTGGTCGGTAAAGTGGAAGCGAAAGATAAAAGTAGTGATGGTTACTACACAAAGTAAAAGCGGCCGAACCGGTTTGTTCTTGTTAGGATGTTCGGATCTGGAACTCTCAGCAAGTCGTATTCTAGCATACTATCGCTTGCGCTTCAATATTGAGTTTCTCTTTAGAGATGCTAAGCAGCATTTAGGACTCAGCCACTGCCAAAGCACTCAAGAAAAACGTTTGGCCTTCCATTTTCAGGCCGTCATGATGACTTTGAATCTGTGTTTGGTAGAGAATCACTTGCAGGGTAGAACCAGCTTCTCACTGCAAGACGTCAAAACAGAGCATTTTAATACCCGTTGGCTACAAATCATTATTTCAAACTTAAATCTGGACGCTGAGTCAATAAAAATGCACCCCAACTACCCAAAGCTATTGCAACGGGGAAAATTGGCTGCATAA